Below is a genomic region from Zea mays cultivar B73 chromosome 9, Zm-B73-REFERENCE-NAM-5.0, whole genome shotgun sequence.
CCTGGCATACTAACTCTTCCTTGAATTGAAGTTAGCTGGTGCTTTGCCACTACCTCACCTGGAAGCATCATCTTGCAAAGAAAATTCTAAGTTAGGGAAGTTCCTGTGAAACAACAAAGTGATACTTAAGGCTTTGTTCGGTTATATGGGATGAAATCCTATCATGGATTTAATCTAGGTATAGATTGGGTGAATCCATATCTCACACCAAATCCCATGGTAGGATTAAATTCATCAACTAATCCATGTGTCTTTTAAAGCTAGTTATTCTTTTAATCCATGGGTTCTAAtgtaaacttgtgcaatatctcatggatttgttccatacctaatgagctatggatagaatccatgtcttccatagtttaaaaaattcccaaacctttgggttatattccatgatgggtttaaccgaataaaaaattttaagtagtcatggattattttggggcatggattgtggcatggatttaattccaatccatGCTAATCCAGAGCGGGATTGGTGTAAACGAACAAAGCCTAAGGTGGTAAGGCTATGAATAAAGATTTATATCTACTCCCAATAAAATGATTACCTCAGAAGATTCAGGCATTCGAAATGGTCGAGGGTGGAACTGCGATGATTCCAAGTGAAAGGGAGCTTCTTGAATGGTTTTGTCTACATTTGGTAATACAAAAGACAGTGGTTGGTCTCGTGGAGGATTTAATGGATCAAATACTTGAAGTCCTGAACTTTGGTTTACTGGTGGCATCACTGCCCCAGAGCTTGACGCTGTAATGTTGCCCCCACCAACTGCAGCAAACATTTGTGATGCTTGTGCAGGCTCAATTGTGCCAGACAAATATGGAGGGTTCAAGTAAACACCATTTCTCATAGACAGCATCTATAACAAAATAATAGGTAAAAGTTACACTCTATAGTTGCAGTTCAGCAATTAACATTGTTCATTAAAATATAACTTAGAATAGTATGTAACTGACACGTGTACTATGGAAATGCATTCACTGAACATAGCAATATTTGGTTCCAAACTAGGCCCTCACTGTCAAAAACAGCATAGCATTTCTGTGAAGCAAGTAAATAGGCAGTATTTTTGGTTAACACTAACCACATACATAGTCAGCCTATCACTAGCCACTACATTCCAGAAATTCTTGTGTGTCTCCATTATTTAGCACCTCAGGCTACATGCAAATTGCAAACCATCTTTGCCACCACCTttcctgttcatgtatcatagcATATAAGGATTTGTGCATAACGTTGCACTTCTTACAGTTCACTAGCCATATCTTTATCTTGAGGTCACACACGTTGATGAGATTATGTTTTAAAACAAAGTATAAACCTTGACAAGTACTCAGTGCCCAAATTGCCATCCAACATATAAACAGGGACACCTGTCGGCGGGACATGCTTTTACTTAACAAAACAACATGCAAGCTTGGCATCGATCAATAGTTTAGCCACAGTGGTGTCTCGGCAAACCTAAATTTTAAACAAATGAAAATGGAAGGTATCGGCAAACTAATGAAGCTGTCTCTGTCTCTTCAAAAATAATAAAAACGAAGCACCCATCACAGGATCACACATAATGCGAAGGCCCTTGCTGGTTATAATAAGGCAAGTGGCCTCAACTCAAGAGTCATGCAAGTCTGTCGTCACGGATTTGATGAAGAATCATTATGGCCGGGTACTTTCTATTGTACCAATTCTACGTCAATGTTTTGTACCAGAAAGATGCATCGGCACCATGTGGACGTGTCCTATTTGCTCACCTGCACTTGGAGCTGCAGTTGCTTCAGATACTCAATGGCCTCGTCAAGCATGGATGCCTTGTCGGTCTGCACTCCCAAAAACCATCACAGCAGAAACACATTACGGTCAAGTCCAGGACTAACAACTGAACAACCTTTGCAAGCGAACGAGAGAGTGAGAAAGAGCTCTTGTCAGTTTCCACTCACCTTGTTGGAGTTGGGTATCAGGCTCTGCAGCGCTTTCATCTTCTCGTTGATCTTGCTCCTCCTCCTCTGCGCCAAAAAAACATAAAAACCCAAACAACGATCTTTACTCTTCAGCGCGGGGAGAAAGAACTCGGATTTCAAGAAATGACAACGGCACCACCTTCTCGGAGAGGTTGTGCACCTCGGCAGCGCGGCTCcgcttgccgccgccgccgccggaccCCCCGCGCGTCCGCTCCGGCGGTGGCTCGGGCTCCGACCCGCCCGCGTCGCTGTCCCCGAGCCCGCCGGCGTCCTCCCCGTAGTCCACCTGCTGGCCGTGGCCCAGCGCTGCCGGGAACGCCGCCACCCCGCCGAACATCTGGCGCCGcacctcatcctcctcctccAGCTGCCGCCGTTGCTGTTGAAGCTGCTGGTGCTGCAAGAGCGCCATCGCCTCCCGCCCGTGCCCCTGCACGGCCCCGCGGCCCCCGCCGAGACCACCGAGCCCCTGCTCGTTCATCTCGTCCGCGCCTCACCACACAGCCTCGCGGGAGGCGAGAGAGCTCCGGGCTCCGATGGGACTCGGGAGAGAAGGCGAAGGGGGGGACTAGGAggcgaggtgggtttggggtggaGGCGCGGCCGCTCCCTTCTTTTTAGTGTTTGCGCCCATGCCGTGCTGCTGCGGCCTGCGGTGCTGCCGCTGAGCGGAGCCGAGCTAGGTGGGTGGCCGGTTGCTTGCCCGCGGCCGCGCACTCGCCCGCTTTGGGCTTGTTTTTTCCTGGACTTTTTACGGGGTTTTGGCGGTTTCCCCCGGGCGCGGCTGTGCTGCAGCGGACGGATTCCGCCCCGGCTCCTCGGTGTCAGCTAGCCAGCCAGCGCCTTGCGGTTCGTGCAGAGCGGGTGTGCATTTATGTTGCCTTTCAGTTGTGTGTGGGTTTGGGTTTCTCAGTTCAACGATCGGCGCTGCGGGTTTGGCCCCGTTTGTTTTAGTTTTTCTCTTTTCTGAGCCTGTCTTCACTGATTACCAAATATTTAGCTTTTCAGCTAGTTTTATATAAAATAAAAGTCATCCAAAATCTGAAATATGTAATCAGTCGAGTCCTCGCGATATTAGAAATCCGCCAGTTTCTATATCATAAAACCTATGGATCTTTTATCTTCAGCCGCATATAATCCCTACAATACTTAAATTCTTCTAACAACCAGATTTTTTAAAAAACTAATTGAAAAAATCTGAAATGAACAGGTGTGTGCGCTTGCCAATGGCAACACGACGGATTCGAGTCCAAACCTAAAACTCGAACGGAAATCCAAAACCACCCTAAATACTAAATTAGGTGATAATTCAAATTCAGAACAAAATTTGACGAGTCCTCAAAACCTAAATACTACCTTTGTTCGTAAATATATGTCGTTTAACGTTTGACTTTTTTAGTCTCGACTTTGACCACTTGTCTTGATTTTTAAAAAATCCAAAATAATTTATAGCTACATTTAAGGCTTATTATATACTAAACCAAGATGCAGTGAAAATCAataaaatttctagacttttttaATAACACAATTGGTCAAAATTAAGACAAAAAAGTCAAATGTCATAGTAGTTATTTAAAACCTAAGATCCATCGCTGCGTGGCAATACCGGAAAACAATACAAACATTCTACGAGCACATATATGATATATATTCCATACTCACATATACACATAAAAGATACTCACATATACACATAAAAGGTGAAAAAAAAACATCAAGCAAATTCATGACTTAACTATTTCGAACCTTCACCGGACATCGGGACATCAATGGGTAAAAATTGTAAACCAAAATTGAAACCGATAAGTTTCTAATCCCAAACCCAAAAAACATTGGAGAAAAATCGAATCTAACCTGAACACGCTAAACCCAAAATCTACGGAGCTGCGATCTCACACTGTTATGTGGTGTTGATTTAGTTACGAGCGTGTTCTACTTTACTCACTCCGTCTCAAATTAAATTTATTTTACCTTATTATTGAAGTCATACAATAATTAATatatatgttatatatatgtTATTTGCAATCGTCTATATGAATATGGACATGAAAATCTATAGCTAAAACAACGAAGATACTATAATATATAGTGCATCGTATTAAAAAAACTTCCTTTTATTATTAAAGATGTGTTTAGGATTCACGCTCTTATGATATAGAATTATTAAAGAACAAACTTTTTTCAATCTTACCAACCAAACATTTAGATGGAGATTGAATTTCGGAAACTCTTCAAAGTGCTCTTAGCGACTCTAAAAGACCCTCTATATTCTTTTTAATTAATGTGAATAGAGATATTTGTAAAAGCATACAATTTAACATCTTATTTAAATGATTGTCTAAATATAGACATCTTCTATTTTTGGTTTATCGCTAGTCAAAAATAGAAAACGAAAATGACTCTATAGTGCAAACAGTATATAGAAAAGTGGTTGAAGACTGAAAAGATATATAAAGTGGGTTTATACAAACGACTCTCAAACGATAACTTAAAGGATGAAATTTAGAAAGACCCCTAGTTTTGTTTTAGCCTTTTCAGGTTTTGGCCACCATAAAATAATGCAGACTGCCAAATGTCTAATTTTTTAGTCAGTTTTTATGAGAATCACTTTAACAGAAAACTGTTCAAAATCAACGTGAACATAGAATAGACCGAGTCGTTGAGATAGTAGAAAACCATCAATTCCACATCTTAAACTATATGAACTCTTTTATATTTCTCTATATATAATCTTCACGATGCTCTGCCATCGGATTCTTCCTAACCAGATTCTCATAAAAATTTATTTAAAAAAGCTGAACTAAACAGACCCAACATGGGTGCGGATACGTCCACGTGAAGAAATACGATGATTATGATCAATGGTAAAATTATACCTTTATTATTATACTTTTGAAAAAAAAAGGAGCAAACACGTGAACTTCCAACAGCTTTGATGCATCATCCATGGAGCGGGCTGACGTCGACCCCCAAAACCAGCTCGACTGTAGTGCGGCGCCGCCTCTAATTTTCAACTAGAGCAGGCTGACGTCGGCCCAGCCCAAACCCAACTCGACCGAAGTATCCAAGCGCTACGCTAGTCCAAATTAAACGCAACAATCCCATAAACCACCGACTTCCAGGAGTACTTCCAGCGACCCAGCACCCCACCACAAAGGCACAAATCCACAATCCCCTCTTCGGTACCTTTCTCCGAGTCGTCTTCCCGTTGATCGGCAAAGAGACTTTAGGGTTTTAGCGGCTTCTATTTCTGAGCGAGGGTTTATCCGCCAGGGGCGGCGCGACGCGGCGGCAGTTGAGCTGGGATTTCCTTCCCATCCCGTTCCCTTCCAGGCGAGGCGATGGACGAGGCGGCGGTCGACGACCTCATCCGGCGGCTCCTCGAGGCCCGCGGCGGGCGCACCCCGCGCAACGCGCAGGTGACCGACGCTGAGATCCGGCGCCTCTGCGCCGCCGCCAAGGATGTGTTCCTCTCCCAGCCCAACCTCCTGGAGCTCGAGGCCCCCATCAAGATATGCGGTAAGAGCGCCATCCCGACAACCATGATACGTGACTAAGCATGTGCTAACCTGTTGGGGGCCTCGTCTTTTTCGTCTGTTCCGCGCAAACTTTTTTGACAGACGCAGCCGTATCGGGTTGTGCTTCTCTCGTGGCTTTTGTTATTGGGATGGCCTCGCCAAGATTAGTTGTTACTAGTAAATGATGAACGCCCTGCGCGCAATATCAAATACACGTTTGTGACCATAAATAGAAGCATGTTCTTTTTCGAGTATGCTGGTAATATAACTCTTGCAGAACTGTAGTAACAGTCAAAAAATAAGATCATAGAAAATTATGTTAACAGTGTTTGTAAACATTTATACATCTTAGGGTCAGGGTTTGGGACCGGAAAATGGGGATGCCGGTTGGGGTTTCTTTCTCCTCTTCTACTTGTTTTAATTGGGTAGGAACACAAATCCAATACTTGAGAAGGGCTTTACTCGGATTTGTCCCAAAATCGAAGGGAAATTAGCATCTAGGGTTAGGATCCGAGCCCAAAACCTTAGCTCTGGTACCACTGTTAGATTTTTACGACCTTAGTTTGTAACCCTAGCCACTAAAAACTGTACAATATAAGAGTATAGCTTTGGGATTGGGGTTAGATGCCATCAGGGTAGCAGTTCGAAGATCGGAGTCGATGACCAGACCTTCCCGTCACTACCTGCGTAGAGATTAGATCGGATCATGGTGTGTGTATGGCGAGAGGGGTACGACAAACGTTGGTTCACGTGCTTTTTGTGGTTGCCAAGTAAAAGTGAGGTAGTGATTTAGCGAAGAAaataagggcatgtttggttcgttaccccaattgccacactttgcctaacttttctgcctaaggttagttattcaattcgaacgactaaccttaggcaaagtggggcacagttagccacaaaccaaacaagccctaaataTCAGGGAGATTATGACTTGGAAGAAAAAATGTGGTGTTGTGAACACATAGTTTGTCTACCTTTATAGGTCACATATAGGAACTATCCCTTGACTTTGATATTGTGTACATTTATAATTTCTGCAGTGTAGCATCATGCATTTCAGGATTGATAAAAATGGCTTACCTTGCCAACCCAACAAGTATTCATAATGTTGCCTCAAGATGAAATTGTTTGAGTGCTATGCTATTTACCCACTATACTAGACAGAAATATGTCAAAACTCAATCAGAGGGTCATCACCCCTAGTCAGTAATCATGGTGCATGTTTAATATTTGCCAGCCaaccaacaacaacaacaaagccttttggtCTTAAGGAAATTGGGGCAGTCTAGAACCACAAATCAGAGGTTAGACACATGGATAGATGTTTTCCATGCGCTCTTATCATTGTTTTCAGATCGTCTGATCGATGCCACTGCGCGATCAGACGATTAGTCACGAGTAGGCGACGATCAGTGCGATTAGTCGCCCCTGATCAACTCTAATCGTCCCCCCTGGTCGCCCTGTGTATTTCCAGGACATATATAACACTATCTATAGATATGTACTTATATAGTATAGAGACTTGCTCAGGACAAGCACAAGTATAGACAAGGCAGCAGTATAAATAGTCCAAAACAGCAGCATGAATACTTCAATAGTCCAAGACAGCAGTACATCTCCAGCAACAAGTCTATATGAAACTATGAAACTGCAATTACAACTTCACCATGACCAAGAAGGCAACACCTATATGAGTTCATACATCTGAAGTCTGAAGTCTTAACTGAAGTCTGAAACTATGAACTGAAGTCTGAACTGAACAGCAGTATGAACTGAAGTCTGAACCCTGAGTAATTAACGCGACTGATCGCTAACCAGACGACTAATCGCTACATATCGCTGACTAGTCGAACGATATGGACGATCAGATCACCTGATCAAATCAAACCCCCTTATTGAGCACTGAGTACCGAtcagcccgactaatcgcgattagtcggacaaTCTGAAAACAATGGCTCTTATTCAAGGCTAAATGTTTGGGTATATTTCATTCTTTCAAATCTCCTTTAATTGTCTCTTCACATTTCAACTTCGACCTTCCCTCCTCTCTTACCAAGTTACCATTGCTATTGCTATCGTGGTTTAGGATCATTGGTGCCTCTAGAGGTCTCCATTGAACATGTTcaaaccatctcaaccggtgTGGCGCTTTTCTGTTAACACCATGTGGAACTATTCTGTCTTGTGAAACTTGTGTAAAGTTCTTTTAACAACTTAACTACAAATTTTATATTTGGTTCTTTGTTGGGACAGCTGAGGCTCGCTGTCCAAAGAACATCCTTTCATAATTTTGTTTTGCTATTTGAATTGCCTTCGATCTAGTTTATGGTGGTATTGGTCTCCCTCCATCCTGAAATATAGCGTATTTTAACCTGTCCTAAGTCAACCGACATCATGTTTGACTAAAATTATAGGGAAACACATTACTTTCT
It encodes:
- the LOC100193167 gene encoding uncharacterized isoform X2: MNEQGLGGLGGGRGAVQGHGREAMALLQHQQLQQQRRQLEEEDEVRRQMFGGVAAFPAALGHGQQVDYGEDAGGLGDSDAGGSEPEPPPERTRGGSGGGGGKRSRAAEVHNLSEKRRRSKINEKMKALQSLIPNSNKTDKASMLDEAIEYLKQLQLQVQMLSMRNGVYLNPPYLSGTIEPAQASQMFAAVGGGNITASSSGAVMPPVNQNKTIQEAPFHLESSQFHPRPFRMPESSEMMLPGEVVAKHQLTSIQGRVSMPGIGMNPIRQESSTVKADQFDGCSHSKE
- the LOC100193167 gene encoding uncharacterized isoform X1 yields the protein MNEQGLGGLGGGRGAVQGHGREAMALLQHQQLQQQRRQLEEEDEVRRQMFGGVAAFPAALGHGQQVDYGEDAGGLGDSDAGGSEPEPPPERTRGGSGGGGGKRSRAAEVHNLSEKRRRSKINEKMKALQSLIPNSNKTDKASMLDEAIEYLKQLQLQVQMLSMRNGVYLNPPYLSGTIEPAQASQMFAAVGGGNITASSSGAVMPPVNQSSGLQVFDPLNPPRDQPLSFVLPNVDKTIQEAPFHLESSQFHPRPFRMPESSEMMLPGEVVAKHQLTSIQGRVSMPGIGMNPIRQESSTVKADQFDGCSHSKE